The Mycolicibacterium fluoranthenivorans genomic interval CTGAACCCGGAAAGCGGATGCCGGATGGGCATCTGCTTCAGCTGCACCCGAACCAAAACCCGCGGCGCCGTGCGCAATGTGCTCAACGGCACGGTGTCCACCGACGACTGCGAAGACATCCGAATCTGCGTCACCGCCCCCGTCGGCGATGTCGAGATCGATCTGTAGAGAACCCTGAACATCCTGTGACGCGAAAGGACAAGCAATGACCACACTCGAATTGCCCCGTAGCTCCACCGTTTCCGCCCCTTCGGCGAAGTACGCGCTCACCCCCGAGCAGGCCGACGCGTTCGGCAAAGAACTCGACGCCATCCGTGAACGTGCGCTGGCCGAGCTGGGGGAGCGTGACGCCGCCTACATCCGCAAGATCATCAAGATGCAGCGCAGCCTCGAGGTCGGCGGCCGCGCCCTGCTGTTCCTGCCGCCGGCATGGCCGATCGGCACCGTGATGCTCGGGCTGTCGAAGATCCTCGACAACATGGAGATCGGCCACAACGTCATGCACGGCCAGTACGACTGGATGGGCGATCCGGCGCTGCGCGGCCAGAACTTCGAATGGGATTCGGCCTGCCCGTCCAACCAGTGGCGGCACTCGCACAACTACATGCACCACACCTACACCAACATCGTCGACCTGGATCGCGACATCGGCTACGGCGTGCTGCGGATGAGTGAGGACCAGAAGTGGCATCCGTACTACCTGGGCAACCCGGTCTACGCGTTCCTGCTGATGGTGTTCTTCCAGTACGGCGTGGCCCTGCACGAGCTGGAGACCGAGCGCATCCGCTCCGGTGAGATCAAGCTGCGGGACAAGAAGGACATGCTCACCGAGATGTGGGCGAAGGTCAGGAAGCAGACCGTGAAGGACTACGTGGCCTTCCCGCTGCTGGCCGGCCCGTTCGCGCCGTTCGTCTTCACGGGCAACATGACCGCCAACCTGATGCGCAATGTGTGGTCGTACATGATCATCTTCTGCGGCCATTTCCCGGAGGGCACGCATGAGTTCACCGTCGAAGAGACCAAGGCCGAGACACGCGGGCAGTGGTACTACCGGCAGCTGTTGGGTTCGGCGAACCTCACCGGGGGAAAGTGGTTCCACATCTTCAGTGGCAACCTGTCCTTCCAGATCGAGCACCATCTGTTCCCCGACATTCCGGCGCACCGTTATGCCGAGATCTCGGGTGAGGTGAAGGAGATCTGCCGGCGATACGGTCTGCCCTACAACGGTGGGCCGCTGCCCAAGCAGTTCTTCTCGGTCGTCAAGAAGATCTGCCGGCTGGCGCTGCCGAACCCGAAATGACCTACGGTGCCTGACAATTCGGGCACCAGAAGCTGATCCGGTCGCCGCTGCGGTCCATCTCGATGGAGGTCCCGCAGCGGCGACACGGCTGTGCGGACCGTCCGTACACCCACACCTGCTGCCCGCGCCGGGTGTCACCGGTGGTGCACCTGTTCGTTCGTGATCTGTTGAGCCACAACATGTCCCGAGCGCGCTGTACCAGCCGTAGGGGATCGGGGACGGTCCCGACCCGGGCCGTGGGCCTGCGCCCGAAGACAAAGCACAGCTCGTTGGCGTACACATTGCCCACCCCGGCCATCACCCGCTGATCCAGTAGGGCCTCGGCCAGGGCGCGATCGGGATCGGCGCTCAGGTTCGCCGCCGCGCGTCGCGGGTCCCAATCCTGGCCGAGCAGATCCGGGCCCAGGTGGGCGACCACGTCCTGGTCGTGGGCCCGCTCGAGGACCTCCAGCACGCCCAGGTCGATACCGGTGGCCAGACCGTCCGCCGTGCCGAGCACGATGCGGATCCGGTGCGGCTCCACCCGGCCCGGACCGATCCGCCAGCTGCCGTCCATCTTGAGGTGGGAATGGATGCTGGCTCCACCATCCTTGGAGCCCACCCGGATGAACAGGTGCTTGCCCCGGCTGAGCACTTCGTCGACCACGTCGCCGGTCAGATCCACCGTCGCATAGCGCGGCACCCGGATGTCGCAGCGGGTCAACGTCTTTCCCACGAGTGCCTGCCTCAGTGTGGCGGCGGTGTGGAAGACGGTGTCACCTTCGGGCATACCATCATTGAACACCGACCCCGGTGAGCGCCTTCTGGTGACGGTGCTGCCGGTCCAGGGTGGCGAAGTAGAACGCGTAGGCGAACGCGCAACTGGTGAACAGGCTCGACACGAAGTACAGCCACGGCCGGTTGATCCCGCGCCGGTGGCCGTCGACGATGGTGAACAGGGGCAGCAGGATGACGTTGATGATGGTGTAGTCCTGGCTGGCCGAGCTCGCCGCCGGATTGGTGTAGCCGAGCGTGATGAATTCCTGCCAACTGCCCGGGCCCCAGATCGGATTGCTCGACGGGGTCGCGTACTCGGCGACATAGCGGTAGTTGAAGTAGTAGCCGATGACGGTGCCGGCGATGCCGACGAGGTAGAACGTGACCTCCAGGGCGGAGATGTTCGGACCGGTCGCCGGGCGGGTGAAGATGTCGCGGTTGGCGTTGACGATCCAGGCGATGACGGCAAGTCCGAGAATCAGGTGAACGGCGAGCGAGACCATGCCGCCAGTATGGCCCGCGCCGGGGCACGTTTCGTCAATTTTGCCATTTCGTCTGCCGAGTCAGCGCAGCCGTAGTCCGCGCGGCGTCCGCGCGAAACCGGCTTCGGTGAGGGCGGACTGCGCGGCCGCGCGCGCCTCGCGTCCCTCGTCGGAGGCCGGGTCCAGCACGGATACGCCGTTGACCCGTTCGACCAGCAGTGACGACACCCGCTGGTCTCGGACCAGATCGGCCAGCGCGGTGGCGGCGGCCTGCTGGGCCCCGGATTCGGCACCGAAGTTGAGCAGTGAGCGGCCGCCCCGTTCCAGGAACCACACCAGCCGGCCGTCGACCAGCACCACCAGTGCGCCGGCCTTGCGGCCCGGCCGGAAGTCACCTTCGCCGGGCCAGGGCAGTGCGGCTCCGTATGGGTTGGCCGGGTCGGTCGCCGCGAGCACCACCGCATGCCATTCGGGGCGCTCCGGGTCGACCCCGTCCAGATAACTGCGCAGCCGGTCCACCGTCGACGCCGCGGCGAACTGGGCGCCGCCCAGTGATTCGATGAAATAGCCGCGTTGACAACGCCCGGCGTCCTCGAAGGCGGTGAGCACCTTGTAGAGCATTGCGAACCCGCCGGGCAGCCCCTCGGTGGCACCGCGAGTCAGGACTCCGTGCCGGTTCAGCAGCAGCTCGGCCTGGAAGTGGGCGCGCACGGTCGAGTCCGGTTCCGGTGCGGGCAGTGCCGACCAGCGTCCGGAGACCTTCGGGTCGGTGCGTGGCGCGGGATGTGCGATCCGGTATCGGCTCAGCTTCGGCGGACGCTGGCGCTGCCGGTGTGCGGGTGCCCGCCGAGACCCGTGCAGTACCGCCCGCACCGGGGCGAACGTGTCGCCGGTGACCATGCCGGCCCAGATCAACTCCCACAACGCAGCGCTGAACGTGCTTTCCGTGCCGTCTTCGGTGAGTTGCCGGAAGAAGTACGCGCCGCCGGCCGACAAGGTGTCCAGCAGGGCACGGTGGGTGTCGGTCAGCTCGATCGCGGCGGGCGCGGGCAGGGTCAACGGTGCCGAGTCGGCCAGATGGAAGACCACCCAGCCGTCGGCGGCCCCGATCTGTCCGGCACCGGACCATGTCACCTCGCCGGAGGCCAGGAGTTCGTCGAGCATGGCCGGCTGATAGTCGGCGACCCGTTGTGGCAGCACCAGGGATTCGACCGCCGAGGCCGGCAGCGGCACCCCGGCCAGCTGATCGATCACCGCGGCCAGCCCGTCGACGCCGCGGTTGTTCGGGGATCCGACGTGCTGCCAGGCCGGCAGGAACCGGCCATAGGCGGCGGGGCTGACCGGTTCCACCGCGGCGCGCAACGCCGCCAAGGACCGTCGCCGCAGGATCTTCAGAACGACTGCGTCACACCACTGTTCGCCACGCGGGCCCGGTGCCGCCGCCGGGTCGGCCGCGGCATCGCTGAACTCACCCCGCACGAGTTTGCCGTCCGCGGCCATCCGGCCCAGCACATCGGCGGTCACCCGCAGTCCCAGCCCGAATCGCGCGGCCGCCTCGGCGGTGCTGAACGGGCCGTGGGTGCGGGCGTAGCGGCCCAGCAGTTCGCCCAGCGGATCGGTCGCGGACTCCAGGAACGTCAGCGGCACTCCGACCGGTACGGCCACCCCGACTCCGTCGCGCAACAGCCCGATGTCTTCGATCGACACCCACCAGGTCGCCCCGGCGAACGTCACCGTCAGCGCCCGGCGTGCGGTGCGCAGGCCTTCGAGCCAGCCACCGATCTCCGTCGTGGTGCAGCGGTCGGCCAGTTCGTCCGCCGTGAGCGGGCCCAGCAGCCGCAGCAGGTCGGCGATACCCTCCGCGTCACGGGCAGCCCGGTCGGGATCGAGATGCTGTAACTGACGGGCGGTCGCGGCGAGCACCTCGGGGTCGAGCAGGTCCCGCAGCTCGACCCGGCCGAGCAATTCGGCGAGCAGCACGCTGTCCAAGGACAGCGCGGCCGCCCGGCGTTCGGCCAGCGGGCTGTCGCCCTCGTACATGAACGCGCCGACGTAGCCGAACAGTACGGACGCCGCGAAGGGTGAGGGCGTGGTGGTTTCGACGTCGATCAACCGCACCCGGCGTTGGGCGATCCGACTCATCAGGTCGGTCAGCGCCGGCACGTCATAGACGTCCTGCAGGCATTCGCGGACGGTCTCCAGCACGATCGGGAAGTCGGGATATTTGCGGGCCACGTCGAGCAACTGCGAGGCCCGCTGGCGTTGATGCCACAGCGGTGACCGTTTGCCCGGATTCCTGCGCGGCAGCAGCAGCGCACGCGCCGCGCATTCGCGGAACCGCGAGGCGAACAGCGCCGACCCGCCCACCTCGGTGGTGACGAGTGGCTCGATCTCGTCGGCCTCGAACACGAAAATATCTGCCCCGGGTGGCTTTTCATCCGTATCGGGCAGCCGGACGATGATGCCGTCATCGGAGGCCGTCGGCTTCTCGTCGATGCCGTAGCGCTCGTGGAGCCGCCGTGACACGGCCAGTGCCAGCGGGCCGTGCACCCGCAGCCCGTACGGGGAGTGCAAGATCAGCCGCCAGTCACCCAGCTCGTCGTGGAACCGTTCCACCACCAGCGTGGTATCGGTGGGCACCACGCCGGTGGACTGGCGTTGTTCGTCGAGCAGTTGCCACAGATTGTCGGTGGCGAAATCGTCGAAACCGGTTTCTGCGCAGCGCACATCGAAGTCGGCGCGGCCCAGCGCGGCCAGCTCGCCGGTGAACCGTCCGACCGCGGCGCCCAACTCGGCAGGCCGGCCCACGCTGTCACCGCGCCAGAACGGCAGCCGTGCCGGCTGACCGGGCGCGGGCAGCACCATCACGCGGTCGTGGGTGATCTCGGTGATCCGCCAGCTGGTGGCGCCGAGCGAGATGACATCGCCCGGACGCGACTCGTAGACCATTTCCTCATCGAGTTCGCCGACCCGGGAGGGTTTTTCGGTGGCGAGGTAGACGGTGAACATGCCGCGGTCGGGAATCGCACCGCCGGAGGTGACCGCCAGCCGCTGCGCCCCGGGCCGCGCGGTCAGGGTGGCCCCGAGATCCCCGCCGCGGTCGTAGATCAGCCGCGGGCGCAGTTCGGCGAATTCGGTGGACGGGTACTTCCCGGACAACAGATCCAGCGTCGCCTCGAATGCGCTGCGCGGCAGGGTCGCGAAGGGAGCGCTGCGGCGCACCGTGTCGAACCAGGTCTCGACGTCCAGCGGTTCCAGCGCGGCCGCGGCCACGGTGTGCTGGGCCAGGATGTCGAGCGGATTGGCCGGCACCGCCATCGACTCGATCTCGCCGGCCTGCATCCGCTGCACCGTGACCGCGCAGTCGATCAGGTCGGTGCGATGGTTGGGGAACAGCACACCCTGGGAGATCTCGCCGACCTGGTGACCGGCGCGGCCGATGCGCTGCAGGCCGCTGGCCACCGAGGGGGGCGCCGAGACCTGGATGACGAGGTCCACCGCACCCATGTCGATGCCCAGTTCCAGGCTGGAGGTGGCGACGACGGCTTTGAGCCGCCCGCTTTTCAGGTCGTCCTCGACGGCGGCGCGCTGCTCCTTGCTCACCGAGCCGTGATGGGCGCGGGCCAGCAGGGTGGGCGCGCCGAAGCTCTGGCCGCTGGCCATGACGTGGGCGGGGGCGCCGCCCCCCACCTTCGGGTTGTGCCCCTCGGGCAGCTCGATACCGGTGCGCTCGGCATGGATCTCGTTGAGCCGGGACGTGAGGCGCTCGGCCAGCCGCCGGGAATTGGCGAAGACGATCGAAGACTGATGCGCTTCGATCAGGTCGACGATGCGCTCCTCGACATCCGGCCAGATCGAGTTGTCGGCCAGATTCGCCATATCCGGCACGGGTACCTGGACCTTGAGGTCGAAGGTCTTGTCGGCGGGTGGGGCGACGATATGCGCCGGGGCGGACCCGGCCAGGAAGCGCGCCACCTCCTCGGGCGGGCGCACCGTCGCCGACAGTCCGATGCGCTGGGCCGGAGTGTCGAGTAGGGCGTCGAGGCGCTCCAGCGAAAGGGCCAGGTGCGCACCGCGTTTGGTGCCCGCGACGGCGTGTACCTCGTCGACGATGACGGTGTGCACCGAGGTCAGCGTGTCCCGGGCGGACGAGGTGAGCATGAGGAACAGTGACTCGGGGGTGGTGATCAGGATGTCCGGCGGCCTCGCGATCAGCTCACGGCGCTGCTTGGGTGGGGTGTCGCCGGACCGCACGCCCACGGTGATGGCCGGAGCCTGCTCGCCGAGCCGTTCGGCCACCCGGGCGATACCGGTGAGCGGGGTGCGCAGGTTGCGTTCGACGTCGACGGCGAGGGCTTTCAGCGGAGAGACGTAGAGCACCTTGGTGCCCCGGCTCGGCTCGGTGCGGGCGAGCTGATCGATGGCCCAGAGGAACGCCGCCAGCGTCTTGCCGGAACCGGTGGGCGCGATGACCAGGGTGTGCCGCCCGTCGGCGATCGCGGACCAAGCCTCGGACTGCGCCAGGGTGGGGGCCGGGAAGGTGCCCGCGAACCACTGCCGGGTCAGCTCGCTGAACCGGCCCAGTGGATCGGGTGGGGCCATCAGTCCATACTGCCGCCCACCACCGACAACTCCGCGATTTGTGCACGTTCACCGGCGGTCGGCGCCGGTGAACGTGCACAAATCGCTGGTCAGCGGGCGTCGGGCGCGACCGCGGCGGCCAGTGACGCGGGGATGCCGGGGACTCGGCCGACGGCGTCGAGCAGGGCGTGCGCGCAGGTGTCGGCGACGAAATCGCGGTCGAGCGACGCGTCGAGCACCCGTTGCCGGCAGAACTCGAAGGTGAAGGCCAGCCAGCCGTACACCGTGACCCGCAGATCGCGGGCCAGCTCCGGCGCGGCGGTATCGCCCACGGCCGCGGTGATCGCGCCGATGATCCGGTCGGCCTGGCGGTCGTTGTCCAGTTCGTCGATCCCCCGCAGCACCGGGTCGACGCGGCCCATGCCCATATACGCGGCCCACGCGCCGTGCGGGTGTTCCTCGTCGTACCGCAGGTAGGCCAGCACGCCCGCGCGCACCTGACCGAACAGCGTCTGCCCCGGCTCGGGCGCGTGGTTGGTGGCCTCGAACAGGCGCTCACCCTCGGCGCGGACCACTGCGGCGAAGAACGCGCGCTTGTCCGGGAAGTAGTGATACATCAGCGCGCGGGAGATGCCGGCCCGCTCGGCGATCTCGTCGATGCGGACCTCGTCATAGGGGCGTTGCCCGAACACCTCGGCGCCGAGGTTCAGCAGTTCGGTGCGCCGGTCGTCCGGGGACAGGCGTCGCCGGGATTCCCCCATGCCGGAATCGTAATGCGCACGTGTGTAACAGCAGCCGGTGCCCTGCGATATCTGGCCAGCGGTCGACCGGGCAGCTTGACTCTTCCCCTGCGGGAGACTGCACCGTGGGGGTCATGACCCTCCATCACCGCAAGAACGCACAATCCGAATGGGATGCGCTCCCCGAGATCGTCAAGACCTACCTCACCGCGCATGCGACCGGCAAGGACAGCAGAGTACTCGCGGTCTTCACGGCCGATGCCGTTGTGACGGACGAAGGGCACGACCATGTCGGCCACGATCGGATCGATGCCTGGCTGAACGGTCCCGCCGGCGAGTACACCTATACCACCGAGTTCACCAGTGCCACTGTCGTTGACACCGAGAATGTCGATGTGCTCCAACGCCTGAAGGGGAACTTCCCGGGCGGTGTCGCCGACCTCCACTATCGGTTCACGCTGGATGGTGCGCTTGTCAGCCGACTGGTGATCGAGCCCTGACCGTGCTCCGCGTCAACCCGAGACGTCGCGTCTGATCCCCGACCTGTCACCTGCCCAGCGCGCGCTGATACCGCCGCATCCCCGCGATCCAGCGGTCGTAGTCGGCACCCTTGCCCCGGTACATCTCCAGCACCGCCTCATGTGGCAGCACCAGGAACCGTTCGTCGCGCACACCCGCCAGCGTCGCGGCAGCCACCTCCTCGGCGGTGAGCACCTCGCCCGCGGTGGTGACCGAATCGGCGGCCAGCCGGGTGACCGGATCCGTGGCATCGCGGATATCGGTGAGCAGCGGCGTGTCCACCCCCATCGGGCAGACGCAGGTGACGCCGACTCCGCTGTCCCCGTACGTGATCGACAACCACTCGGCGAACCCCACCGCGGCGTGTTTGGTGACGGCGTAACCGGCCGCGCCGACCTGGGTGAGCAAGCCGGCCGCCGAGGCGACGCTGACGAAATACCCGCCGCGCTGCAGCCACTCGGGCACCAGGGCGTCCGCCGCCCGGATGTGGGCACGCAGGTTCACGTCCAGTACTTGGTCCCACGTGGCTTCGGTGCCGAGCCCGGGTGCGCCGATGATGCCGGCATTGGCGACGTAGATGTCGACCGGCCCGAACTGCGTCCGGGCGGTGTCGATCAGCGTGGCGATACCCCCGGTCGAACTGGCATCTGCTGACACTCCGACGGCGCGATCCCCGATGGACTCGGCCGTCTGGGTGGCCGCGACTCCGTTGAGGTCGCCGGCCACCACCGACGCGCCGGCCGCCGCGAACGCATGGGCCAACGCTCGTCCGATACCCGAACCCGCCCCGGTGATGACGGCCACCCGGCCCTCGATCTGCATGAGACGTGTCTACCAGTGCTCAGCGCACGAGCTCACGCAGCTCCCGCTTGAGTACCTTGCCGTAGCTGTTCTTGGGCAGCTCGTCGACGTGGACATACCGCTTGGGTCGCTTGAAGCGGGCGATGCGCTCCAGCAGGTGCGTGTCGAGAGCGTCTTCGGTGGCGGTCCCGACGATGAAAGCGACGACCACCTCACCCCATTCGTCGTCGGGGGCGCCCACGACGCAGGCCTCCACGACGTCCGGGTGCTCGATCAGGACTTCCTCGACCTCACGCGGATAGATGTTGCTGCCACCGCTGATCACCACGTCCTTGCTGCGATCCCGCAGGGTGAGGAATCCGCGCCCGTCGAACGACCCCAGGTCACCGGTGCGCAACCACCCGTCGACCAGGGTGGCCGCCGTCGCCGTCGGGTTGTTCCAGTATCCGGACATGACGACGTCACCGCGACAGACGATTTCGCCGACCTCGTCGATACCGGCCGGGGTGCCGCCATCGTCGAGCACGGCGACCTCCACACCGGAACGCGCATAGCCGACCGAACCGAGCACCGCGTCGCTCGCGTCGAGATGATCGTGGCGGCGCAAACCGGTGATCGTCATCGGAGCCTCGCCCTGGCCGTAGAGCTGCACGAAGATCGGGCCGAAGGCGGCCATCGCCTTCTTGAGACTGTCCACGTACATCGGTCCGCCGCCGTAGACCACCGTCGTCAGGTTCTGCGGTCGCGGCCGGCCGGTTGCCACCAGACGCTGCACCATCGTCGGTGCCAGGAAACAGCTCACGCCCGGATGGTGATCGCACAGGTCGAGGAATTCCGCCGGCTCGAACCCCGCAGATTCGGGGATGACCTGCCGCGCCGCACGCAACACGTACGGTGCGATGTACAGACCGGAACCGTGCGACATCGGTGCACCGTGAATCAGGCTGTGATTCTCGTCAGGTGCGTCGAAGTCGGCGAGATGCGCCACCGTCATCGCCATCAGATTGCGATGTGACAGCATGGCGCCCTTGGATTTTCCGGTGGTGCCGCTGGTGTAGAACAGCCAGGCCAGGGCGCCCGGATCGGTGTTCGCCCGCACCGCCGGAGCATGGGCCAGGCGGACGTCGTAACCCGCGCCGCCGAGGACCTCCACCGGCGCACCGTCGAGCCCCACCGCGATCTTGGGGGAGGCGAATACCAGTGACACGCCGGCATCGTCGAGGATCTGCGCCATCTCGCGCGGATGTAGCTTGAAGTTGATCGGTACCACGACACATCCGGCAGCCCACACCGCGAACATCACTTCGATGATCTCCGGGCGGTTCTCGCTGGCGATGGCGATCCGGGCGCCGGTGTCATGCCTTGCGCTGAGGGATCCCGCCAGCCGCAGGGCCCGGTCGCGCAACTGTGCCCAGGTGTGCAGTTGCCGGGTGCCCAGGTATACCGCGCCGCGGTCGCCGAACCGGGCGGCGGCCTGCTCGAGTACGCCGAACAGGTTCACTGCTGGACCCACCGTGAGTCGAGCGCGAAATCTGACAGGTACTTCGTCGAGCTCCAGCCGCCGTCGACGACGATGGTCTGGCCGTTGATGAAACTCCCCGCGGGCGAACACAGGAACGCCACCGTGCCGGCGATGTCATCGACGGTGCCCAGGCGGGTGTGTGGTGTCATCTCGGTGTTGATCTTGCGGAACCGGTCATCCTCGAGGCGGGTGGCGACCATCGGGGTCAGCGTCACACCCGGTGCCACCGCGTTGCACCGGATGCCCTGGGCACCGTACTGGCAGGCGATATGCGTGGTCAGCGCGGTCAATCCGCCCTTCGCCGCGGAGTACGCCCCGCCGCGCAGCCCGCCCACCACCGCGAAGGTGGAGGTGACGTTGATGATGGCCGAGCCGGACGGCATGTGCGGCAACGCGTCCCGGGACAGCCGGAACGGGGCCCGCAACATCAGGCCCAGGAAATGGTCCAGTGCTTCGTCATCGGTCTCGTGCAGTGGCGTGGGGCTGCCCACCCCGGCGTTGTTGATCAGATAGTCGACGTGACCCCATGTCGACACTGCGGTGTCCACGATGCGCTGTGGCGCGTCGTCGTCGACCAGATCGGCGACCAGGGTGTGCACGGATCCGCCGCCTGCGGCCCGTAGTTCGGCGAGCCGTTGCTCGTCACGGCCCACACCCAACACGGTCATCCCGGTTTCGGCGAGCAAGGTGGCGC includes:
- a CDS encoding fatty acid desaturase family protein; this encodes MTTLELPRSSTVSAPSAKYALTPEQADAFGKELDAIRERALAELGERDAAYIRKIIKMQRSLEVGGRALLFLPPAWPIGTVMLGLSKILDNMEIGHNVMHGQYDWMGDPALRGQNFEWDSACPSNQWRHSHNYMHHTYTNIVDLDRDIGYGVLRMSEDQKWHPYYLGNPVYAFLLMVFFQYGVALHELETERIRSGEIKLRDKKDMLTEMWAKVRKQTVKDYVAFPLLAGPFAPFVFTGNMTANLMRNVWSYMIIFCGHFPEGTHEFTVEETKAETRGQWYYRQLLGSANLTGGKWFHIFSGNLSFQIEHHLFPDIPAHRYAEISGEVKEICRRYGLPYNGGPLPKQFFSVVKKICRLALPNPK
- the nei2 gene encoding endonuclease VIII Nei2 → MPEGDTVFHTAATLRQALVGKTLTRCDIRVPRYATVDLTGDVVDEVLSRGKHLFIRVGSKDGGASIHSHLKMDGSWRIGPGRVEPHRIRIVLGTADGLATGIDLGVLEVLERAHDQDVVAHLGPDLLGQDWDPRRAAANLSADPDRALAEALLDQRVMAGVGNVYANELCFVFGRRPTARVGTVPDPLRLVQRARDMLWLNRSRTNRCTTGDTRRGQQVWVYGRSAQPCRRCGTSIEMDRSGDRISFWCPNCQAP
- a CDS encoding DUF2834 domain-containing protein; the protein is MVSLAVHLILGLAVIAWIVNANRDIFTRPATGPNISALEVTFYLVGIAGTVIGYYFNYRYVAEYATPSSNPIWGPGSWQEFITLGYTNPAASSASQDYTIINVILLPLFTIVDGHRRGINRPWLYFVSSLFTSCAFAYAFYFATLDRQHRHQKALTGVGVQ
- a CDS encoding ATP-dependent helicase, translating into MAPPDPLGRFSELTRQWFAGTFPAPTLAQSEAWSAIADGRHTLVIAPTGSGKTLAAFLWAIDQLARTEPSRGTKVLYVSPLKALAVDVERNLRTPLTGIARVAERLGEQAPAITVGVRSGDTPPKQRRELIARPPDILITTPESLFLMLTSSARDTLTSVHTVIVDEVHAVAGTKRGAHLALSLERLDALLDTPAQRIGLSATVRPPEEVARFLAGSAPAHIVAPPADKTFDLKVQVPVPDMANLADNSIWPDVEERIVDLIEAHQSSIVFANSRRLAERLTSRLNEIHAERTGIELPEGHNPKVGGGAPAHVMASGQSFGAPTLLARAHHGSVSKEQRAAVEDDLKSGRLKAVVATSSLELGIDMGAVDLVIQVSAPPSVASGLQRIGRAGHQVGEISQGVLFPNHRTDLIDCAVTVQRMQAGEIESMAVPANPLDILAQHTVAAAALEPLDVETWFDTVRRSAPFATLPRSAFEATLDLLSGKYPSTEFAELRPRLIYDRGGDLGATLTARPGAQRLAVTSGGAIPDRGMFTVYLATEKPSRVGELDEEMVYESRPGDVISLGATSWRITEITHDRVMVLPAPGQPARLPFWRGDSVGRPAELGAAVGRFTGELAALGRADFDVRCAETGFDDFATDNLWQLLDEQRQSTGVVPTDTTLVVERFHDELGDWRLILHSPYGLRVHGPLALAVSRRLHERYGIDEKPTASDDGIIVRLPDTDEKPPGADIFVFEADEIEPLVTTEVGGSALFASRFRECAARALLLPRRNPGKRSPLWHQRQRASQLLDVARKYPDFPIVLETVRECLQDVYDVPALTDLMSRIAQRRVRLIDVETTTPSPFAASVLFGYVGAFMYEGDSPLAERRAAALSLDSVLLAELLGRVELRDLLDPEVLAATARQLQHLDPDRAARDAEGIADLLRLLGPLTADELADRCTTTEIGGWLEGLRTARRALTVTFAGATWWVSIEDIGLLRDGVGVAVPVGVPLTFLESATDPLGELLGRYARTHGPFSTAEAAARFGLGLRVTADVLGRMAADGKLVRGEFSDAAADPAAAPGPRGEQWCDAVVLKILRRRSLAALRAAVEPVSPAAYGRFLPAWQHVGSPNNRGVDGLAAVIDQLAGVPLPASAVESLVLPQRVADYQPAMLDELLASGEVTWSGAGQIGAADGWVVFHLADSAPLTLPAPAAIELTDTHRALLDTLSAGGAYFFRQLTEDGTESTFSAALWELIWAGMVTGDTFAPVRAVLHGSRRAPAHRQRQRPPKLSRYRIAHPAPRTDPKVSGRWSALPAPEPDSTVRAHFQAELLLNRHGVLTRGATEGLPGGFAMLYKVLTAFEDAGRCQRGYFIESLGGAQFAAASTVDRLRSYLDGVDPERPEWHAVVLAATDPANPYGAALPWPGEGDFRPGRKAGALVVLVDGRLVWFLERGGRSLLNFGAESGAQQAAATALADLVRDQRVSSLLVERVNGVSVLDPASDEGREARAAAQSALTEAGFARTPRGLRLR
- a CDS encoding TetR/AcrR family transcriptional regulator → MGESRRRLSPDDRRTELLNLGAEVFGQRPYDEVRIDEIAERAGISRALMYHYFPDKRAFFAAVVRAEGERLFEATNHAPEPGQTLFGQVRAGVLAYLRYDEEHPHGAWAAYMGMGRVDPVLRGIDELDNDRQADRIIGAITAAVGDTAAPELARDLRVTVYGWLAFTFEFCRQRVLDASLDRDFVADTCAHALLDAVGRVPGIPASLAAAVAPDAR
- a CDS encoding nuclear transport factor 2 family protein, which encodes MTLHHRKNAQSEWDALPEIVKTYLTAHATGKDSRVLAVFTADAVVTDEGHDHVGHDRIDAWLNGPAGEYTYTTEFTSATVVDTENVDVLQRLKGNFPGGVADLHYRFTLDGALVSRLVIEP
- a CDS encoding SDR family oxidoreductase, with product MQIEGRVAVITGAGSGIGRALAHAFAAAGASVVAGDLNGVAATQTAESIGDRAVGVSADASSTGGIATLIDTARTQFGPVDIYVANAGIIGAPGLGTEATWDQVLDVNLRAHIRAADALVPEWLQRGGYFVSVASAAGLLTQVGAAGYAVTKHAAVGFAEWLSITYGDSGVGVTCVCPMGVDTPLLTDIRDATDPVTRLAADSVTTAGEVLTAEEVAAATLAGVRDERFLVLPHEAVLEMYRGKGADYDRWIAGMRRYQRALGR
- a CDS encoding AMP-binding protein, coding for MNLFGVLEQAAARFGDRGAVYLGTRQLHTWAQLRDRALRLAGSLSARHDTGARIAIASENRPEIIEVMFAVWAAGCVVVPINFKLHPREMAQILDDAGVSLVFASPKIAVGLDGAPVEVLGGAGYDVRLAHAPAVRANTDPGALAWLFYTSGTTGKSKGAMLSHRNLMAMTVAHLADFDAPDENHSLIHGAPMSHGSGLYIAPYVLRAARQVIPESAGFEPAEFLDLCDHHPGVSCFLAPTMVQRLVATGRPRPQNLTTVVYGGGPMYVDSLKKAMAAFGPIFVQLYGQGEAPMTITGLRRHDHLDASDAVLGSVGYARSGVEVAVLDDGGTPAGIDEVGEIVCRGDVVMSGYWNNPTATAATLVDGWLRTGDLGSFDGRGFLTLRDRSKDVVISGGSNIYPREVEEVLIEHPDVVEACVVGAPDDEWGEVVVAFIVGTATEDALDTHLLERIARFKRPKRYVHVDELPKNSYGKVLKRELRELVR
- a CDS encoding SDR family NAD(P)-dependent oxidoreductase, with the protein product MQVAIVTGASSGIGFRCATLLAETGMTVLGVGRDEQRLAELRAAGGGSVHTLVADLVDDDAPQRIVDTAVSTWGHVDYLINNAGVGSPTPLHETDDEALDHFLGLMLRAPFRLSRDALPHMPSGSAIINVTSTFAVVGGLRGGAYSAAKGGLTALTTHIACQYGAQGIRCNAVAPGVTLTPMVATRLEDDRFRKINTEMTPHTRLGTVDDIAGTVAFLCSPAGSFINGQTIVVDGGWSSTKYLSDFALDSRWVQQ